The Solibacillus sp. FSL W7-1464 genome contains a region encoding:
- a CDS encoding sensor histidine kinase, whose product MIRLFIRQYLSAILFVILLQVLINLILFLDTGFHEVSLLYLNIIWFTLAAGYFSLRYVKDRRLMKLYAKFSGTYSDVIHEDYKEQLAEKNIKIQEQKQIVLERQDELLAWVHEMKSPLTAMQLLFEKVEKSEVKERIENEWLRLYLLLDQQLHATRLMTIEQDNRIEKVQVKDVLIQEIKALRSWCFEKQIAINLDLGDLTVQSDAKWLGFIVRQLLSNAVKYSHIGGEITISAQMVNEQPVLIIQDGGVGIKSEDLPRVFRKSYTGTIGRETSAATGMGLYLAKQAAQSLHIVLAIESTEGAGTSVKITFPKINEYQKTLGM is encoded by the coding sequence ATGATCCGCTTGTTTATAAGGCAGTATCTGTCGGCCATCCTATTTGTTATCCTCCTTCAGGTGCTGATCAATCTAATATTATTCCTCGACACAGGATTCCATGAGGTTTCCCTGCTTTATTTAAACATTATCTGGTTTACACTAGCCGCCGGTTATTTCAGTTTGCGCTATGTGAAAGACAGGAGATTAATGAAGCTATATGCCAAGTTTAGTGGAACTTACTCTGACGTTATTCATGAAGATTATAAAGAACAGCTTGCTGAGAAGAATATAAAAATACAGGAACAGAAGCAGATCGTATTAGAACGGCAGGATGAGCTTTTAGCCTGGGTACATGAAATGAAATCCCCATTAACGGCAATGCAGCTGTTGTTCGAAAAAGTAGAGAAAAGCGAAGTGAAGGAACGCATCGAAAATGAATGGCTGCGTCTTTATTTATTATTAGACCAGCAGCTACATGCAACACGTCTTATGACAATCGAGCAGGATAACCGAATTGAAAAAGTTCAGGTGAAGGATGTACTTATTCAAGAAATCAAAGCATTGCGCAGCTGGTGTTTTGAAAAGCAAATAGCAATTAATCTGGATTTGGGTGATCTGACTGTCCAATCAGACGCAAAGTGGCTAGGGTTTATCGTACGGCAACTTTTATCGAATGCGGTAAAGTATAGTCATATCGGGGGAGAAATTACAATCTCTGCTCAAATGGTTAATGAGCAGCCGGTTCTCATTATTCAAGACGGCGGAGTCGGTATAAAGAGTGAAGACTTGCCGCGTGTATTCCGCAAATCCTACACCGGAACAATTGGTCGTGAGACGAGTGCCGCAACAGGGATGGGGCTGTACCTTGCTAAACAGGCGGCACAATCTCTGCATATTGTTCTGGCAATCGAATCAACTGAAGGGGCAGGCACTTCTGTAAAAATTACTTTCCCGAAAATTAATGAATATCAAAAAACGCTTGGAATGTGA
- the rplP gene encoding 50S ribosomal protein L16 produces the protein MLLPKRVKYRREHRGNMRGEAKGGKEVSFGEFGLQATTASWITNRQIESARIAMTRYMKRGGKVWIKIFPHKPYTKKPLEVRMGSGKGSPEGWVAVVKPGKVMFEIAGVSEEIAREALRLASHKLPVKCKIVKRQETGGESNES, from the coding sequence ATGTTATTACCTAAACGCGTAAAATATCGTCGTGAACACCGTGGTAACATGCGTGGAGAAGCGAAAGGCGGTAAAGAAGTATCTTTCGGTGAGTTTGGCTTACAAGCTACAACAGCATCTTGGATTACAAACCGTCAAATCGAATCTGCCCGTATCGCAATGACTCGTTACATGAAACGTGGCGGTAAAGTTTGGATCAAAATCTTCCCACATAAGCCTTACACGAAAAAGCCTCTAGAAGTCCGAATGGGTTCTGGTAAAGGTTCTCCTGAAGGTTGGGTAGCAGTAGTAAAACCAGGAAAAGTAATGTTCGAAATTGCTGGTGTATCTGAAGAGATCGCACGTGAAGCACTTCGTTTAGCATCACACAAACTTCCTGTTAAATGTAAGATCGTAAAACGTCAAGAAACTGGTGGTGAATCTAATGAAAGCTAA
- the rplB gene encoding 50S ribosomal protein L2 — protein sequence MAIKKYKPTTNGRRNMTSSDFAEITTNKPEKSLLLPIKRKAGRNNQGKITVRHHGGGHKKQYRVIDFKRLKDGIPGRVATIEYDPNRSANIALINYADGEKRYILAAKGLEVGQTIYSGPEADIKVGNALPLANIPMGTTIHNIEMKPGKGGQLVRSAGTSAQVLGREGKYVIVRLQSGEVRLILATCRATIGQVGNQEHELINIGKAGRSRWLGKRPTVRGSVMNPNDHPHGGGEGRSPIGRKSPMTPWGKPTLGYKTRNKKNKSSKFIIRGRKK from the coding sequence ATGGCGATTAAAAAGTATAAGCCAACCACAAATGGTCGTCGTAACATGACGTCATCTGACTTTGCGGAAATTACTACTAATAAACCAGAAAAATCTTTATTATTACCAATTAAACGCAAAGCTGGTCGTAACAACCAGGGTAAAATTACTGTTCGTCATCACGGTGGCGGTCACAAGAAACAATACCGTGTTATCGATTTTAAACGTCTTAAAGACGGCATTCCAGGACGAGTTGCTACGATCGAATACGATCCAAACCGTTCTGCGAACATCGCTTTAATTAACTATGCTGACGGTGAAAAACGTTACATCTTAGCTGCGAAAGGTCTTGAAGTAGGTCAAACTATTTATTCAGGTCCAGAAGCGGACATCAAAGTAGGTAACGCTTTACCATTAGCAAACATTCCAATGGGTACTACAATCCATAACATCGAAATGAAACCTGGTAAAGGTGGACAATTAGTACGTTCAGCTGGTACTTCTGCGCAAGTATTAGGTCGTGAAGGTAAGTATGTAATCGTTCGCTTACAATCTGGTGAAGTTCGTTTAATTCTTGCTACTTGCCGTGCTACAATCGGTCAAGTTGGTAACCAAGAACATGAACTTATCAACATCGGTAAAGCAGGTCGTTCTCGTTGGTTAGGTAAACGCCCAACTGTACGTGGTTCTGTAATGAACCCTAACGATCACCCACACGGTGGTGGTGAAGGACGTTCTCCAATTGGACGTAAATCTCCAATGACACCATGGGGCAAACCAACTCTTGGTTACAAAACTCGTAACAAGAAAAATAAATCATCTAAATTTATTATTCGTGGACGTAAAAAATAA
- a CDS encoding ABC transporter ATP-binding protein: protein MSILIARKVRKTYGKRSLAQEVLKGIDLEVEKGEFVGIMGASGSGKTTLLNVLCSIDQVTDGFVEINGQKLQGMKERTLAKFRRDELGFIFQDYNLLDTLTVKENILLPLSLSTIPKAAAEQRLQELASILGIADILRKYPNEISGGQKQRTSAARALVTNPSLVFADEPTGALDSKAATALLDNLAKINKAKNATIMMVTHDAIAASFCSRVLFLKDGQIYTELYKGDKSRNEFFQQILNTQSVLGGEQSEA, encoded by the coding sequence ATGAGCATTTTAATCGCACGTAAAGTTCGAAAAACATATGGTAAGCGCTCGCTTGCACAAGAAGTATTAAAGGGCATAGATCTGGAAGTGGAAAAGGGTGAGTTTGTCGGCATAATGGGGGCTTCAGGTTCCGGAAAAACAACATTACTAAATGTACTCTGCTCCATAGATCAAGTGACAGACGGATTTGTCGAAATCAATGGGCAAAAGCTCCAAGGAATGAAGGAGCGTACATTGGCAAAGTTTAGACGTGACGAGCTCGGCTTTATCTTCCAGGACTATAATTTACTCGACACTTTGACGGTAAAAGAAAATATTTTATTGCCGTTATCACTCAGCACCATTCCAAAAGCCGCTGCAGAGCAACGTTTACAGGAACTCGCTTCGATTTTAGGAATTGCAGACATTTTGCGGAAATATCCAAATGAGATTTCCGGTGGTCAAAAGCAGCGAACATCTGCAGCTAGAGCCCTAGTAACCAATCCATCACTTGTATTTGCAGATGAGCCAACAGGAGCACTTGATTCAAAAGCGGCTACTGCACTGCTCGATAATTTAGCAAAAATTAATAAAGCAAAAAACGCTACAATCATGATGGTCACACATGATGCCATTGCCGCCAGCTTCTGTTCTCGTGTACTGTTTTTAAAAGACGGTCAAATTTATACAGAACTGTATAAGGGCGATAAATCACGCAATGAATTCTTCCAGCAAATATTAAATACGCAAAGTGTTCTAGGCGGTGAGCAGAGTGAAGCTTAG
- the rplC gene encoding 50S ribosomal protein L3, with protein MTKGILGRKIGMTQVFAENGDLIPVTVIEATPNVVLQKKSVETDGYEAIQLGFEDKRVKLSNKPEQGHVAKANTAPKRFIREFRNLEAATYEVGQEVKVEIFAEGEVIDVTGVTKGKGFQGVIKRHGQSRGPMSHGSRYHRRPGSMGPVAPNRVFKQKKLPGQMGGTVVTIQNLEIVKVDVERNLLLVKGNVPGSKKALVTVKTAIKSK; from the coding sequence ATGACTAAAGGAATCTTAGGTAGAAAAATTGGTATGACTCAAGTTTTCGCTGAAAACGGAGATCTTATCCCAGTAACAGTAATCGAAGCTACTCCAAACGTAGTTTTACAAAAGAAATCTGTTGAAACTGATGGCTACGAAGCGATCCAATTAGGTTTTGAAGATAAGCGCGTTAAGCTTTCAAACAAACCTGAACAAGGTCACGTAGCAAAAGCAAATACTGCTCCTAAGCGCTTCATCCGTGAGTTCCGCAACTTAGAAGCTGCGACTTACGAGGTTGGTCAAGAAGTCAAGGTTGAAATTTTCGCTGAAGGCGAAGTAATCGATGTAACAGGTGTAACAAAAGGTAAAGGTTTCCAAGGTGTTATTAAACGTCATGGTCAATCTCGCGGCCCTATGTCCCACGGTTCTCGTTACCACCGTCGTCCGGGTTCAATGGGTCCAGTTGCCCCGAACCGCGTATTCAAGCAAAAGAAATTACCTGGTCAAATGGGTGGCACAGTTGTTACTATTCAAAACCTTGAAATCGTTAAGGTTGATGTAGAGCGCAACTTACTACTTGTTAAAGGTAATGTTCCTGGTTCTAAAAAAGCATTAGTAACAGTTAAAACTGCTATTAAATCAAAATAA
- the rplW gene encoding 50S ribosomal protein L23, whose protein sequence is MEARDILKRPVITERSSEIMAEKKYTFEVDTRANKTQVKDAVEEIFGVKVEKVNVMNYKGKFKRVGKFGGYTNKRRKAIVKLTTDSKEIELFEI, encoded by the coding sequence ATGGAAGCACGTGATATCTTAAAACGTCCGGTCATTACTGAGCGTTCTTCAGAAATTATGGCAGAGAAAAAGTATACTTTCGAAGTAGACACTCGCGCTAACAAAACTCAAGTTAAAGATGCTGTTGAAGAAATCTTCGGTGTTAAAGTTGAGAAAGTAAACGTAATGAACTACAAAGGTAAGTTCAAACGCGTTGGTAAATTCGGTGGATACACTAACAAACGCCGTAAAGCAATTGTTAAATTAACTACTGATTCAAAAGAAATCGAATTATTCGAAATCTAA
- the rpsJ gene encoding 30S ribosomal protein S10, producing MAKQKIRIRLKAYDHRILDQSAEKIVETAKRSGAGVSGPIPLPTERSVYTILRAVHKYKDSREQFEMRTHKRLIDIVNPTPQTVDALMKLDLPSGVDIEIKL from the coding sequence ATGGCAAAACAAAAAATTCGTATTCGTTTAAAAGCATATGATCACCGTATTCTTGATCAGTCTGCTGAGAAAATCGTTGAAACTGCGAAACGTTCAGGTGCTGGAGTATCGGGTCCGATCCCACTACCAACTGAAAGATCTGTATACACGATCTTACGTGCGGTTCATAAGTACAAAGATTCTCGTGAGCAATTTGAAATGCGCACACATAAACGTCTTATCGACATCGTTAACCCAACACCACAAACTGTTGATGCGTTAATGAAGCTTGATTTACCATCTGGCGTTGATATCGAAATCAAACTTTAA
- a CDS encoding response regulator transcription factor, producing the protein MKVLLIEDDISIFELIGERLAQWNIQVIGPKDFQHIMVTFKEEEPQLVIIDIQLPAFDGFHWCREIRAVSNVPMLFLSSRDHPMDMIMAMQMGADDFVQKPFHTEVLIAKVQALLRRAYNYQEAQQSDIEKWNGAEIHYDRAIVHYKDLQIELTKNELFILKVLVKAKGQIVSRDELMRKLWDDERFVNDNTLTVNVNRLRQRLEDIGLINVIMTKKGLGYLAVDA; encoded by the coding sequence TTGAAAGTATTATTAATAGAAGATGATATCTCCATTTTTGAACTGATAGGTGAACGATTAGCGCAGTGGAATATACAAGTAATCGGGCCGAAAGATTTTCAACATATAATGGTAACATTTAAAGAAGAAGAGCCTCAGCTTGTTATTATTGATATTCAGCTGCCTGCATTTGACGGTTTTCATTGGTGCCGTGAAATAAGAGCGGTTTCGAATGTTCCTATGTTATTTCTTTCTTCACGTGACCATCCGATGGATATGATTATGGCGATGCAAATGGGAGCAGATGACTTTGTGCAAAAACCATTTCATACGGAAGTATTAATTGCAAAAGTTCAAGCATTGCTTCGACGTGCCTATAATTATCAGGAAGCGCAGCAAAGTGATATTGAAAAGTGGAATGGAGCTGAAATTCATTATGACCGTGCAATTGTCCATTATAAAGATCTGCAAATAGAGTTAACCAAAAATGAGTTGTTTATATTAAAGGTGCTCGTAAAAGCGAAAGGACAAATTGTTTCCCGGGATGAACTAATGCGAAAATTATGGGATGACGAACGCTTTGTAAACGACAATACATTAACGGTCAATGTAAATCGTTTACGCCAACGATTAGAGGATATTGGTCTCATCAATGTGATTATGACGAAAAAAGGCCTTGGTTATTTGGCGGTGGATGCATGA
- a CDS encoding Na+/H+ antiporter family protein — protein MNAVLIAVGVMLILSLLRINVVLSLTVGAIIGGLVGGLDITETIKAFVDGLGGGATIALSYALLGGFALAISRTGIPEVLVKAILKIVQREGESQKKGAAKALIFLVLLAMAIMSQNLIPVHIAFIPLIVPPIIKIMNMLQIDRRLIACILTFGLVMPYMFIPAGFGLIYQGIIVDQMAIAGLDIALSDVPKAMAIVALGMAVGLVGAFIAYRKPRLYENVEMGKTADLNKEVNTLHIVFAAVALITSIVVQVMTDSMIVGSIAGIMILYITGTLKVKEADAVLSDGMRMMAFVGFVMISANGFSAVINATGDVETLVSGAMDIFNGNISVAVLIMLIVGLIVTMGIGSSFATIPIIAAIFVPIAMELGLSELAIICLIGTAGVLGDAGSPASDSTLGPTAGLNVDGQHNHIWDTCVPTFIFYNIPQIIFGWIAVVFFL, from the coding sequence ATGAATGCTGTATTAATAGCGGTAGGGGTTATGCTTATTTTAAGCCTACTGCGTATAAATGTCGTTTTATCCCTGACAGTAGGGGCAATTATTGGCGGCCTTGTCGGCGGATTAGATATAACAGAGACGATCAAGGCCTTTGTAGACGGTCTTGGCGGAGGTGCAACAATTGCGCTAAGCTATGCACTGCTTGGTGGATTTGCACTCGCAATTTCTCGTACTGGTATACCTGAAGTATTAGTAAAAGCAATTTTAAAAATTGTACAGCGTGAAGGTGAATCCCAAAAGAAAGGTGCCGCCAAAGCATTAATCTTCTTAGTATTGCTGGCAATGGCGATCATGTCGCAAAACCTGATTCCGGTGCATATTGCATTTATTCCTTTAATCGTACCGCCGATAATCAAAATTATGAATATGCTGCAAATTGACCGCCGTTTAATCGCGTGTATTTTAACATTCGGTTTAGTTATGCCATATATGTTCATACCTGCAGGGTTCGGTTTAATCTATCAAGGGATTATAGTCGATCAGATGGCTATAGCAGGATTGGACATTGCTTTGAGTGATGTTCCTAAGGCCATGGCTATTGTAGCCTTAGGGATGGCTGTAGGGCTTGTAGGAGCCTTTATAGCCTACCGTAAACCAAGACTGTATGAAAACGTTGAAATGGGTAAGACGGCTGACTTAAATAAAGAAGTAAATACATTGCACATTGTTTTTGCTGCAGTGGCATTAATCACTTCTATAGTAGTACAAGTGATGACAGACTCAATGATTGTCGGGTCAATTGCCGGTATTATGATTTTATATATAACAGGTACACTAAAAGTTAAAGAAGCAGATGCAGTTCTATCGGATGGAATGCGTATGATGGCATTTGTCGGTTTTGTTATGATTTCAGCAAACGGATTTTCTGCAGTTATTAATGCGACAGGTGATGTCGAAACATTAGTATCCGGTGCAATGGACATTTTTAACGGGAATATAAGTGTTGCAGTTTTAATCATGCTCATTGTCGGCTTAATAGTTACAATGGGAATTGGTTCATCATTTGCAACCATTCCAATCATTGCAGCAATTTTTGTACCAATCGCAATGGAACTGGGGTTAAGTGAATTAGCAATCATCTGTTTAATCGGAACAGCTGGTGTACTAGGTGATGCTGGCTCACCAGCTTCCGATTCTACATTAGGTCCGACAGCAGGACTAAATGTCGATGGACAGCACAACCATATTTGGGATACATGTGTGCCAACATTTATCTTCTATAATATTCCACAGATTATTTTCGGATGGATTGCAGTCGTTTTCTTCCTATAG
- the rpsC gene encoding 30S ribosomal protein S3, which produces MGQKVHPIGLRVGIIRDWESKWFAEKDYANLLHEDIKVRKYIETKLKDASVSKVEIERAANRVNITIHTAKPGMVIGKGGTEVENLRKHLTEVTGKRVHINIIEIKRADLDAKLVAENIARQLENRVSFRRAQKQSIQRTMRAGAKGIKTQVSGRLGGADIARAEHYSEGTVPLHTLRADIDYAHAEADTTYGKLGVKVWIYRGEVLPTKKNSVEGGK; this is translated from the coding sequence GTGGGTCAAAAAGTACATCCAATAGGACTACGTGTTGGTATTATTCGTGACTGGGAGTCAAAGTGGTTCGCTGAGAAAGACTACGCAAACTTGCTACACGAAGACATCAAAGTACGTAAATATATCGAAACTAAGCTTAAAGATGCATCTGTATCTAAAGTAGAAATCGAACGCGCTGCAAATCGCGTAAACATTACTATTCACACTGCGAAACCAGGTATGGTTATCGGTAAAGGTGGTACGGAAGTTGAAAACTTACGTAAACACTTAACTGAAGTAACTGGTAAACGTGTGCACATCAACATTATTGAAATTAAACGTGCAGATCTTGACGCTAAATTAGTAGCTGAAAACATCGCTCGTCAACTTGAGAACCGCGTATCATTCCGTCGTGCTCAAAAACAATCAATCCAACGCACAATGCGCGCTGGTGCAAAAGGTATTAAAACACAAGTATCTGGACGTTTAGGTGGCGCTGATATCGCGCGTGCTGAACACTATAGTGAAGGAACTGTTCCGCTTCATACATTACGTGCTGACATTGATTATGCACATGCTGAAGCTGATACTACTTACGGTAAACTAGGCGTTAAAGTTTGGATCTACCGTGGTGAAGTCCTTCCTACTAAAAAGAACTCTGTGGAAGGAGGCAAATAA
- the rpsS gene encoding 30S ribosomal protein S19, with the protein MGRSLKKGPFVDDHLMKKVEAQEASEKKQVIKTWSRRSTIFPNFIGLTIAVYDGRKHVPVYVTEDMVGHKLGEFAPTRTYKGHGADDKKTRR; encoded by the coding sequence ATGGGTCGCAGCTTAAAGAAAGGACCTTTTGTTGATGACCACCTAATGAAAAAGGTGGAAGCACAAGAGGCTTCTGAGAAAAAACAGGTTATTAAAACTTGGTCTCGCCGTTCTACTATCTTCCCAAACTTCATCGGTTTAACAATCGCTGTATATGACGGACGTAAACACGTTCCTGTATACGTTACTGAAGATATGGTAGGTCATAAACTTGGTGAGTTCGCACCAACTCGTACTTATAAAGGTCACGGTGCAGATGACAAGAAAACAAGACGCTAA
- the rplV gene encoding 50S ribosomal protein L22: MTQAKAIARTVRIAPRKVRLVVDLIRGKQIGEAVAILRHTPKAASPVVEKVLKSAVANAEHNYELDINNLVVSEIFVDEGPTLKRFRPRAQGRASAINKRTSHITIVVSEKKEV; encoded by the coding sequence ATGACACAAGCTAAAGCTATCGCTCGTACAGTTCGTATCGCTCCTCGTAAAGTTCGTCTAGTAGTAGACTTAATTCGAGGCAAGCAAATTGGTGAAGCAGTTGCAATTTTACGTCATACTCCAAAAGCGGCGTCTCCAGTCGTTGAGAAAGTATTAAAATCTGCAGTTGCTAACGCTGAACACAACTATGAGTTAGATATTAATAACTTAGTTGTATCTGAAATCTTTGTTGATGAAGGTCCAACATTAAAACGTTTCCGTCCACGTGCACAAGGTCGTGCGTCGGCAATCAACAAACGTACAAGCCACATTACAATCGTGGTATCTGAGAAGAAGGAGGTTTAA
- the rplD gene encoding 50S ribosomal protein L4, giving the protein MTKVSVLSQTGASVGEIELNDAIFGIEPNEAVLFDAVVAQRASLRQGNHKVKNRSAVAGGGRKPWRQKGTGRARQGSIRSPQWRGGGVVFGPTPRSYAYKLPKKVRRLAIKSALSSKVLEQNLVVLDALSFDAPKTKDFKSVLAALEISKKALFVTAEVNENAILSARNIPGVTVLTAEGINVLDLLGHDKVVFTQDAVKKVEEVLG; this is encoded by the coding sequence ATGACAAAGGTTTCAGTACTTAGTCAAACAGGTGCTTCAGTTGGTGAAATCGAATTAAACGATGCGATTTTCGGAATCGAGCCAAACGAAGCTGTATTATTCGACGCTGTAGTTGCACAACGTGCTTCTTTACGTCAAGGTAATCACAAAGTTAAAAACCGTTCTGCAGTTGCTGGTGGTGGTCGTAAACCATGGCGTCAAAAAGGAACTGGTCGTGCTCGTCAAGGTTCGATCCGCTCTCCACAATGGCGTGGTGGTGGTGTTGTATTCGGTCCTACTCCACGTAGCTACGCTTACAAACTACCTAAGAAAGTTCGTCGCTTAGCAATCAAGTCTGCTTTATCTTCGAAAGTATTAGAACAAAACTTAGTAGTACTTGATGCATTATCATTTGATGCACCAAAAACAAAAGATTTCAAATCAGTATTAGCTGCTTTAGAAATCAGCAAAAAAGCATTATTCGTAACTGCTGAAGTTAACGAAAACGCTATTTTATCTGCTCGTAACATCCCTGGTGTTACAGTGTTAACAGCTGAAGGAATCAACGTATTAGATCTATTAGGTCACGATAAAGTTGTATTCACTCAAGATGCTGTAAAAAAAGTTGAGGAGGTGCTTGGATAA
- a CDS encoding FtsX-like permease family protein, producing the protein MKLSQLVIKSMIKNMRHYYLYFFALIFSVTLFFSFVTLQYNESVIEATKASGTAASGFEAASYMLYFIVLFFVLYANHLFIKRRSKEIGLYQLVGMTKGLVTRLLAFENILLFAGAVSVGILLGFLSSRLFAMILLKLLRFDAVVTLSISKVAVVNTLSVFGILLAVLLVQMAFMVHRTTLLSLFNVSKQADERVKRFSVFPMIMGAIGLALIIYGYYKSTVLFSGQTTNLFLSMIIILATTIGGTYFVFRYSVAFILNLFRLRKNGHLNLADVLALTPIMHRMKGNAKSLTLITVITAVSLAITTLSYISYYSAGSTAENSVPADYIIVDGRGESFIEALEQEGIAIEEDKFRLTSAQFDMTETFSGEIVDLLQGKTLADALIIPLSDYHQLDPDVQLSKGEAIIAGYNGFQANILPIEAPHDFTLLHQEHQFPLKVKDVNDTSIIAWHITGGGFVFIVEDTLFDQLQQLNEEYAIGYTTHEQTSINLVDADDETYKLTEMLYEQTGANILFEAEEGSGMNKISSLRSEVEFNLNLYGTTIFTTAFLGLAFLLATGSILYFKQMSEADEEMESYKILRKIGFTQEELTRGIMMKQLFNFGVPLLIGLLHSYFAVKSGWFLFGTELTTPLLVTMGLYIAMYTIFAALTINYYRKIIKQAL; encoded by the coding sequence GTGAAGCTTAGTCAGCTCGTTATTAAAAGCATGATAAAAAATATGCGTCACTATTACTTATACTTTTTCGCACTCATTTTCAGTGTGACGCTGTTTTTCTCATTTGTGACACTGCAGTACAATGAATCTGTAATTGAAGCGACAAAAGCAAGTGGTACGGCAGCTTCCGGATTTGAAGCGGCATCGTATATGCTGTATTTTATTGTCCTGTTCTTCGTGCTGTATGCCAATCACTTATTTATTAAGCGCCGCAGCAAGGAAATTGGGTTGTATCAATTAGTCGGCATGACAAAAGGGCTTGTGACACGTCTGCTAGCCTTTGAAAACATCCTATTATTTGCCGGTGCGGTAAGCGTCGGAATTTTATTGGGCTTTTTAAGTTCACGTTTGTTTGCGATGATTTTACTAAAGCTATTAAGATTTGATGCGGTTGTAACACTGAGCATCAGTAAAGTAGCAGTTGTGAATACGTTAAGTGTATTTGGTATTTTGCTCGCAGTTCTTTTAGTGCAAATGGCATTTATGGTACACAGAACAACTTTACTCTCACTATTTAACGTATCCAAGCAGGCGGACGAGCGTGTAAAACGCTTTAGTGTATTCCCGATGATAATGGGTGCGATTGGGTTGGCATTGATTATTTATGGCTACTATAAAAGTACGGTATTATTTTCAGGGCAAACAACAAACTTATTTTTAAGCATGATCATTATTTTAGCGACGACAATCGGCGGAACTTATTTTGTATTCCGCTATTCGGTTGCATTCATATTAAATTTGTTCCGTCTAAGAAAGAACGGGCATTTGAATCTAGCTGATGTTCTGGCGCTGACACCAATTATGCACCGGATGAAGGGCAATGCGAAATCACTGACGCTCATTACTGTCATAACGGCGGTATCTCTTGCCATTACGACTCTTTCTTATATCAGTTACTACTCGGCGGGCAGTACGGCGGAAAATTCAGTACCAGCAGATTATATAATAGTAGATGGACGCGGAGAATCCTTCATTGAAGCGCTGGAGCAGGAAGGAATTGCAATTGAGGAAGATAAGTTCAGGTTAACGAGCGCACAATTTGATATGACGGAAACTTTTTCTGGTGAAATAGTAGATTTACTTCAGGGTAAGACATTAGCGGACGCCCTAATAATTCCGCTTTCGGACTACCATCAGCTCGATCCGGATGTACAACTTTCAAAAGGAGAGGCGATTATTGCGGGCTATAATGGCTTCCAGGCAAATATATTGCCGATAGAAGCACCACACGACTTTACATTGCTGCATCAGGAGCACCAGTTTCCGCTAAAAGTTAAGGATGTGAACGATACATCGATTATAGCATGGCATATTACAGGAGGCGGCTTTGTATTTATCGTTGAAGATACTCTGTTTGACCAACTGCAGCAATTAAATGAAGAATATGCAATCGGTTATACTACACATGAACAAACATCAATCAATTTAGTAGATGCAGATGATGAAACATATAAGCTTACAGAAATGCTTTATGAACAAACTGGCGCAAATATACTTTTTGAAGCTGAAGAAGGCAGTGGCATGAATAAAATCAGTTCACTGCGATCAGAGGTTGAATTTAATTTAAATCTATATGGGACGACCATTTTCACAACGGCTTTTCTAGGTTTAGCCTTTTTACTGGCAACGGGCAGCATTTTATACTTTAAGCAAATGTCCGAAGCAGATGAAGAGATGGAATCGTATAAGATTCTCCGAAAAATCGGATTTACACAGGAAGAATTAACGCGCGGTATAATGATGAAACAGTTATTTAACTTTGGTGTACCTTTACTGATTGGCCTATTGCACAGCTACTTTGCAGTGAAGTCCGGCTGGTTTTTATTCGGTACAGAATTAACAACGCCTCTACTTGTGACAATGGGATTATATATCGCCATGTATACCATATTTGCTGCATTAACAATCAATTATTACAGAAAAATAATAAAACAGGCTTTATAA